From the Chitinolyticbacter meiyuanensis genome, one window contains:
- a CDS encoding superinfection immunity protein, translating to MPSIIAVARRTKQRAGICVLNLLMGWSGIGWIAAFIWAFVDQKDHNAP from the coding sequence TTGCCGAGCATAATTGCGGTTGCCCGGCGCACAAAACAGCGCGCTGGCATATGCGTTCTAAATTTGTTAATGGGATGGAGTGGCATTGGATGGATCGCAGCATTCATCTGGGCCTTCGTCGATCAGAAAGATCATAACGCGCCTTGA